Sequence from the Magallana gigas chromosome 4, xbMagGiga1.1, whole genome shotgun sequence genome:
CAGAGcaggcagacagacagacagggaGGCAGAGAGACAGACTGACGGACTGAGAGACGGACGGACATACAATCAAGCAGACAGAAACCATACAGAAGGTGatcaaaaatagataaattgaGCTTTCAACTCGAGTGAACTAACATAAAGAAAATGATCtacttaaaataataatctaaTTTTCAGATGTAAAAGCAATCAATATCAGGACATTTCCCAACCATTTTGATTTTGACACTCAATGGTAGGATGTAAATCAAGATGAGAAAAGTACACTCTTTCTGCAGGTAAAATTGTTTCCTTTCAAACGCGTTTTTATGCATTCTTTCGTCCAAggcttgtatatatatatatgatttgatTGCAGAGCCACGCCATTTTATACTTTAAAGCCCACATTTTCTATTTTCCATTTTTAGATGGAGATGTCTAGTAAAGGTGTGCTTTTTCTTCTGTGTCCTTGTGAGTCTCAGTCCATTAATTTATCGCAGAGTATCCATCTTCTCCTACAACTATAAACAACAGAAGAGAATGCCAAACTTCACCTGTCCCAGCACACGAAAAACAATTGCAGAGGATGTTCTATGTTTGGTATACTAGCATTGATTTTTTCGTTAAAACACTCTTAGATATTATTCAGCATTGCTGCTCAcactacaaataatttttttcgtgCAACTTGATAGAGTCGAGGAAGGCATGATATCGACCGACAGAATCTAAATcttaaaaaagttattattttgtTGATGTAGGAGAGAAAAACGTTTGTGAAGAACTTCAAAAATCCGTGCTGGCTTGAGAAAGAAACACATGGTGTGAACTCTTCGTACAAAAATGGCGTTCTTCGATGTCTTCCATACTTTCATCTATTCGGCGTGTGTAAGTCCGGGACGACGGATCTTTTTTCCCGGTTGACCCAGCATCCACAAATTTTGGAAAACTTGGGGGACTTGCACAAAGAAACAACATTCTGGTCATGGGGCCGTTACGgaaaaaatggtatatatttaaaatatattttcacatGCTTCTGTGAAAAAAGGACACTTTTCACAGAACATTGTCATAACGCCTATTAAAGAGGTTCGTTCCTGtgttttgggtagccattttgggtcacctctactctagaaaatatgtattatattatgATTCTACtcatatattcaaattttatgatgccaattaaactatcttaaatgaaatagtaaagaaaaaattacatatttacagagtttagtatggGACTAtgttttgtggcggaaggtttttaagaagaaaatgaacatttttcataactcaattGTTTTGGAGTACCGTCACTTAagcttccttattttcagttcaaacaatatttccagatagtttgtgcattaggatatcttcattttgttacgaaaaacataattttaatttttttaaatatttctatcgTCATACATTGGCAAATTTAActtataattcataaaattcaaagaaaaatgaattccaATTTTATCCTAAAatcagcttatttcatgccatatcccagattttacataatagaaattttaagcttttttgacaagtttatcataatttgagaaaaagtttgagacttttaaataatttcattacatgttaaattggtaatggataaaaatagcgttttatcagtgcaaaaaggtcaaaataacAATTAGGTGAAggaattgtaacatttttcttgatgataattttaattttatttattttaaatagtataaatttgtatttgatgccatggttcattccaattataaaatatagagggaagagcgatttatgtgcaatctgaactttcagtgcagaaaggtcatttTAAATACACCGTAGCGACGAATGAAGCATGTAGACcccaaaaatttgttttgaattttgattaagctaagattgtagattttttaaaaatactttagaaaaaaactttaagacttttgattgcaggatccaacgtccttaagtGGTTCTTGTGGATAACATAATTTTGACTTTCTGTATTATTTACgttatgtgatttttttcattttatgccGATTCTTCAAATGCAAATTCTCTTGATATGGATATGCTAGTTTTTCATCATATAATATACTTATTGTTCGTTTTTAATGCTGGAACGTCACCAAATGAGggtatttttgggagttgattttaatcaactctcctatgcagttactctggcaaaccgaaagtgaaacagtgtttggacctaagcacaaatcatcaccgctgacaagatttagttcttcaaagtaatcgataaattcgatgtaatgtattttGAAGCATGGGtttttaagaaacttatttatgaataccttgaaaatagttaaatgttaaatagtacgaacaatttaggtATATTATTCAGTggtatgtattcatacgccagagttcaataaagtctcgttcaaccatatttcgattacttatacatagtttgatggaatcaattctatctttaatcatTACACAACACGATTCATACGGGGTTTTCctcaaaattcttgtcggaaaagtccgagaattcatattataaaaatgtgcgtaattcaaagacagattataaactacttgccaagcaaagtaacatatcgttgattttaaaatgaacaataatcgataaaatcaactcccctcaGTACTTGAGTACTTTGATTTAGTTTTTGCTGATACTATTTAAGGGCTAAGTTTATGACTTATTATCACCATAAAGATATACATATGTAGTAACAGTATTAACAAAGCTTCATCATTAAATGAGCagataaaactttaaaagtaatttttattgAGAAAATGTCTTTGCAAAGATAAAAGCTTAAAAGTAATTATTATTGAGAAAATTTCGTTGCAAAGATAAagcttaaaattattttttattgagaaAATGTCTTTGTTGCATAAACAAAAAGACTTAttgtgtaaatacatgtactaaatattGTTATCTGCTATGTTATCTGTCTTGTTATTTGCGCCGATCGTCTATAATATAATCTGGCAACCACTCATACCTCATACAAAAGCTACAGATGTATTTTAAGGTTTTAAGCTCCTCTTACGCAATTTTGGCAGTGAGCATGTGCCTATCAATTTATTCAAGGTATAATATgcatttcatcatttttttaaggCCACCCTGGACATGCAAATGTTAAAGAAACACTTTATAATTTTACTCAATTTTTCAATGCTGAGAAAATCGGAGAAACCCAACTCTTACTTGAAGATATGACAGAATACTCCAATGTGATAACAGGTAAAAGGAACATACCTCTCAAACTGATTCAGCCCAGTGTCATAAAACACTGGTTCTCAcaaatcatttgaatgtttattttgaataatcaAGTAATATCTATTTTCCCCAAGAATATGATTTGTCGATTAACTCTTTAATCAACTTTCTTGCCGTTCAGTCACAATTGGAAcatatttgaaagaaattgtttcacatcattaattttgtttattcaaagCATTGTATGTGAAATGGTGTTGAAATATGCATATGGCCAATATAAATTATTGTCTAAAGGCCTTTAGGTATAGTAATTTTGTCAATTATTTGGAGAGGgttgatttatgataatttttttcaatttttgcatCAATTTATTATTTCCGCAAAGTCAGATATTCACAGGTGTTTTCTTTGTGATAAGCATTTAGGGATTCACTTTCGGGATAGATATACGTAATTATATAAATGACTATAAGCTTCTTTGAGAATTcaatgttgtaaaaaataaatcaacagaATTAACAATACCAGGatttatatgattatatttGTTATAgtctaaaataataattaccTGCTAATTTATATAGCTTAATTTGCACCAATGATCAAAGTGTTTAAGAGTTTATCAAAATGGTGATAAGCTCACTTCATTGTAAATTAACACGTTGGcgtttaatttttctatttataggACACGCTGATCCCATGGATTTTTGGGATCACAGTGATTGGCGGGAAATTCCACAGAATGACCCGACAGCAGACGTTCCTACATTCATCACACCACATCTAGTCAAACATGTCCAACCAAACGTTAAACTGATATTGATGCTCAGACAACCAGCAGAAaggtatatattataaaaagaaaagtcatTCTCTTCCATAAAACTgaaaaatcttagaaaataGAACCAGGTAATAGTTATCTGACCgatttatttgtacatgtatataaaaaatgttattacatGTTTTGGTATAAACTGTCTGCACATTAATTTTATCTAATACAACAATGTTcacaaaatgcaaaaatggtcacaatttctttgttttgttacaaTAGGTTATACAGTCATTATTATCATGGAAAATATGGGGACTCTGCTAAGTCGTTTCACAATGACGTAGTAAAGGAAATAGAACTTCTGAAAAACTGTACTGGAAACTACAGTTATCGCGCATGTTTGTACGGAAGAAATATGACACAAAAACATCATGTAAGTGTCTAAAACTTGTACTCTACTCGTGTAAGACCAAGCAGCAATAATAAGAGCCTCAAATAAGTTTTATTAACAACCAAAAACagtgaaagttttttttattggaatggcattagatttcaattttacttttatgATTTAGGTTCCACTTACGGCAAGTTTATATTACCTTCATCTACAAGAATGGCTTGAAGTATTTCCATTGAAgcagatttttgtttttagaaacgAGGACTATCAAAAGgacatgaaatatacttttcaAAGATTATTCCAATTTCTGGAAGTAGGTATGAGAGAAACAAAATACTTATTAATCATCCATctatacattttaaatgaaggtgaatttttttatgatttaaaattaaaattcagtgaaaaataattcaatgatttttattgaGATGGATTGCATTTTCTTCTGTTAACCAAGTCTTGCCTCGATAATTTgttgtttatctttttaagaTACAATTCCTACAAAAGTTTTTAATTCAACTTTGACTATCAAACGAAAATATGTCACTAAACGGAAGGTCAAAGAAGGTTCCATGCTAAAGGAAACATGGGATATTCTAGACGTCTTTTTCAAGGACTGGAATAAAAAACTTGCCTTGTTGTTGAATGATGATAGATATTTGTGGAATGACACGCCCTACATGTTTAAGCctgcaaagaaagaaaaagaaaataaacccGAGATTAATCGTCTTCAGTTTTCAAATAAGACTGAACTACGAACCACGATGATAAAAAACACAAGTTTAACAAAGAAAGACACTTCGAAGACATCCTTAAAACAggttaaaagtaataaaaatcaaCCGAAAGCTTCTAATGAAAGGAAAGTTACAGCAGCTGAGAAACGACTTAGTGAACAACATTCAAAAGATGCCAAAAGGGCCACAGTTAAGGttacaaaattgaaaacaacTTTACACCATAGACAAACTACCTTAccaaaacctaaaaaaaaagtattaaagaaGGATGGGATTGATCAAACAAAAACAGTGAAAACCCAAACGTCGATGAAAAAGACAAAAGAGAAGCCAAGGGTGAACAAGAAAAACGGGGAAATCACTCTGCGTAAAGCAGAAGAGGGAAAAGTGAAAAATACCATTGCAGTGTTACAGGAAAAAGGATTTCTACTGTGACATTTATAAATCGCTTTCTATGTCACAAAATGTAATATTGATGTTGAAAGTGTAATAGTTCGGTTTTTGGTATACCACTAAGTGGTAAAgtcaatttaaattcaattttcgaAATCTATAAATAGGTCTATGTTCACTGAGGTTCAAATCGATGTTTCTGACAAagaataaatttgttaaaaataatactGGCGTACGACCATTTCCCGCCGATAACCATTTCTCGCAGGTGCATTTTTACGTCATTTTTCGTTTATAATTTttggttgataaaatgacgtatcaatgcactggcgagaactggtcgcacaccagtaactttccaaaaagcttgcctaaCTAAGAAAATTATTCGATCGGAAGCATGTATAAATCACGTTTTGAAAATAGATTTGAAAGTTTTGCTTCAAACAACACGTGTAcatgaaaaaatgataataacaaaCAGTGAacaatctcaaaaatccataacaCGAAATACAAATCTAAaacagagcaacacggacctacaaatagatagaggtaggatcaggcgcctaggaggagtgagcatcctctgctgactggtcacacccgccgtgtgctcttgtcgtaatcgggaaaaaaaattggaaaagttcgtagacaattaggtgattaattatggtctaacaattattataaaaatactgGAGATTAAAAGCCTTTTTCTTTCAACTTAGTGAATAAATATTATTGACAATTAAAGTTATATCCAATTATTCCAGGAAAGTATCACataattttaaatcttaaaagtgAGAAAGAaaactgtaaaattttaaattgtttttgctaTATTAAGATAACATAATTAAAGGAATTTTCTCAAAACGGGAAAAGAACAGCTATAGTTTGTCCCtagttaaggtggtatgggatacTTCCATGTTTTTGACGTATAgtttatcgaaaaaaaaacccaataaaatcaagtgtaattatataagtagtttctttcccaaaattgcCACCTATCAGCGTAGCTCAGTGGCTTAGACGCTTCACTAAAAATGTGTTAcccatgagttcgaatcctgctaaggtttttacaatttttacctctccatTATTTAGAAGCTGTTTTTCGGTTAAATATTTTcagatttgaaaattctaaagtagtgaaagttttttttttaattataaagaaattaaatgcacattaatatcgacaaatGTCCCATACTATCTTAATCTACTGTCACATTTGACACCAGGCAATAAACAGTAAAAATCATTATGCAAACTTATATGAGAACAAATATATGAGTTAAGGAAGACAACCGTTTATTCCATGACAATGAACAACAAAAACGACCACCCTCTTCCCCCAAAAAATCTCATGAAATTAAACATCATGTAATAGTTTCAAATAAACAatcgttttaaaaattttcaatcaagaccactaatgaaaatcaaattaaataacgtgaatgcaaaataaaaaagttttcttaTATCATAAAACAAATTCTTTAAATCATTATGAATAAGATAGGGCAATACTTTCACACAACAACTGGTTTAAGTTTTAAACATTGACTACGAACGTTTGTCCATCATTTTAACCCAATAAAAGAgatcaaatatatttcattaataagTTTGTAAATATCTTTTCATTCAATGATGAAgctaaaaaattaatgataggGACAGAACTCAAAAATTGATTATTAAGAAAATGGTTGAAAGGGTACCATCCTTGGACTTAGATGTTCTACATACAtaagtaaaaattcaatttaaactgtaataaatttgGTATGTAatttacttttctattttatcattatttttcatttgatattccGATTTATCGCCTTGGTGTGCAATGGACAATCATAAAATGCGTATACAAAGACGATGTCAAACATCTAGTTTTCATGAAAgttatgacaataaatttacaTCAACCAAGTTTGATTCGCTTTATTTCGTACGAAAATTGATTGTACAAATGGAAACTGACATGACCGAAATgaacacgccccgtttatcgattatTCGAAACCTcaagcaacctaagaaaaaaccacggactgcacgaaataatcatgatgatgtcagactcaggttcccatttacgacgatcgaatcggctgtttcttttatctaatgtactgatgtacgttaacaataatcaatttttcttactttttgcGATTAGTTTAATAATTTGTTCacagaaagatgtaaatataaacaattatatgcTTGAAGCTTGATGCAGGTTATGAAGGAAGCAatctttgtgaaaaaaaattacattaatgtCGCCACTTTCACATCCCGCCAAAGAAAGCACTTGTTGTTTATATTCTTCATCTATTTCTTAAATCCccgggattttgcattgcactTAAATGACATGAAAAGTGTCAGGATGGTTGATTTGAAAAGGTGTGAGATGAGTCCCGAGAAAACCCGAGTGAATAAATATGTCAGTGTTTCACATTACAAATCCCTGAAAAAATGTACTTTTGCTATAACAAAGTCTCCACCCCGACCTTCACCT
This genomic interval carries:
- the LOC105339894 gene encoding carbohydrate sulfotransferase 15 encodes the protein MRKVHSFCRWRCLVKVCFFFCVLVSLSPLIYRRVSIFSYNYKQQKRMPNFTCPSTRKTIAEDVLCLERKTFVKNFKNPCWLEKETHGVNSSYKNGVLRCLPYFHLFGVCKSGTTDLFSRLTQHPQILENLGDLHKETTFWSWGRYGKNGHPGHANVKETLYNFTQFFNAEKIGETQLLLEDMTEYSNVITGHADPMDFWDHSDWREIPQNDPTADVPTFITPHLVKHVQPNVKLILMLRQPAERLYSHYYHGKYGDSAKSFHNDVVKEIELLKNCTGNYSYRACLYGRNMTQKHHVPLTASLYYLHLQEWLEVFPLKQIFVFRNEDYQKDMKYTFQRLFQFLEVDTIPTKVFNSTLTIKRKYVTKRKVKEGSMLKETWDILDVFFKDWNKKLALLLNDDRYLWNDTPYMFKPAKKEKENKPEINRLQFSNKTELRTTMIKNTSLTKKDTSKTSLKQVKSNKNQPKASNERKVTAAEKRLSEQHSKDAKRATVKVTKLKTTLHHRQTTLPKPKKKVLKKDGIDQTKTVKTQTSMKKTKEKPRVNKKNGEITLRKAEEGKVKNTIAVLQEKGFLL